A stretch of the Papaver somniferum cultivar HN1 chromosome 6, ASM357369v1, whole genome shotgun sequence genome encodes the following:
- the LOC113291900 gene encoding 11S globulin seed storage protein 2-like, protein MAKILSLIAIFFLVSTALAQTHQRGQQTQQQVRLQEARQCRIEQLTASQPNQRIESEGGVTELWNEYEDQFQCAGVAPMRNVIQPNSLSLPNFSPSPRLVYIQQGQGLLGLSQPGCAETYHSSQQPGLRREGSQEAGRQGEQRDQHQKVHRIRQGDIVALPAGVAHWCYNDGNEELVAVSVTDLNNNANQLEQKFRSFYLAGGQTQRSSLQGSPRQQQQQRETFQNVFRAFDENLMAEAFNIPVEVVRRMQQEDERGLIVRVRGEEMRMIRPEEEQEYESRRYNGLEETYCNLKIRQYLDNPREADIYSKQAGRINIVNSQKLQILNYMDMSAEKGNLYPNAMHAPHWTMNAHSVFYVTRGEAHVQVVGSNGQTVLDNRVNQGDLFVVPQHFVSTIRAGNNGFEYVAFKTSGQPMKSPLVGYTSAFKAMPIQVLANSFQISTQEAQNLKYNREHQTMLLPPRAVRSS, encoded by the exons ATGGCTAAAATACTCTCTCTTATTGCAATTTTCTTCCTTGTTTCGACTGCGCTTGCACAAACTCATCAAAGGGGTCAACAGACTCAGCAACAAGTGAGGCTACAGGAGGCTCGTCAATGTCGTATTGAACAATTAACTGCGAGTCAGCCAAACCAACGTATTGAGTCCGAGGGAGGTGTCACCGAGTTGTGGAATGAGTATGAAGATCAGTTCCAATGTGCTGGTGTTGCTCCAATGCGAAATGTCATTCAGCCTAATTCTCTCTCACTCCCCAACTTCTCTCCTTCCCCTCGCCTCGTTTATATTCAACAAG GCCAAGGTCTACTAGGATTATCACAGCCTGGGTGCGCTGAGACCTACCATTCCAGCCAGCAGCCTGGATTGAGAAGAGAGGGAAGCCAAGAAGCAGGACGACAAGGTGAACAGAGAGATCAACACCAGAAGGTACACAGAATTCGCCAGGGTGACATCGTTGCACTTCCAGCTGGTGTAGCTCATTGGTGTTATAACGACGGAAATGAAGAACTTGTTGCTGTTTCCGTAACTGATCTCAACAACAATGCCAACCAGCTTGAACAAAAATTCAGG TCATTCTACCTTGCCGGTGGGCAAACACAAAGATCGTCACTTCAAGGTTCACCacgccaacaacaacaacaaagggaGACATTCCAAAATGTATTCCGTGCATTCGACGAGAACTTGATGGCCGAGGCCTTTAACATTCCTGTTGAAGTAGTAAGAAGAATGCAACAAGAAGATGAGAGAGGTTTGATTGTTAGAGTCCGAGGTGAAGAAATGAGGATGATTAGGCCCGAAGAAGAGCAAGAATATGAATCAAGAAGGTACAATGGTTTGGAAGAAACTTACTGCAACCTAAAAATCCGACAATACTTGGATAACCCAAGAGAAGCTGATATTTACTCAAAACAAGCAGGAAGAATCAACATTGTTAACAGCCAAAAGCTTCAAATCCTTAACTACATGGACATGAGTGCCGAGAAAGGAAATCTTTACCCG AATGCAATGCATGCACCCCACTGGACCATGAATGCTCACAGTGTTTTCTACGTGACACGCGGTGAGGCTCATGTACAAGTTGTTGGAAGCAATGGGCAAACTGTGCTGGACAACCGAGTTAACCAAGGGGATCTCTTTGTTGTCCCTCAACACTTTGTTTCAACAATTAGAGCTGGAAACAATGGATTTGAATATGTAGCTTTTAAGACTTCTGGTCAGCCAATGAAGAGTCCTTTAGTGGGTTACACTTCAGCTTTCAAAGCAATGCCAATTCAAGTTCTGGCAAATTCTTTCCAAATCTCTACTCAAGAAGCCCAGAACCTCAAATACAATAGGGAGCATCAAACCATGCTCCTACCTCCTAGAGCTGTTAGATCTTCTTAG